From one Humulus lupulus chromosome 8, drHumLupu1.1, whole genome shotgun sequence genomic stretch:
- the LOC133793801 gene encoding uncharacterized protein LOC133793801: MTYFSHKMTTPLQHSSKPTSFSFKMTSIRTSSYSIEEDVHLCHVYLDISQNPIIGINQSRDQMWARVELAYHSGQFSSQPRPRRSLQTRMTTILAAISKLRGCVNQIENKNPSGASQEDILNQAKMLLAQDPKYIRGFKFAHVWSILKDCEKFTNDNTNSPARFQQQRRSFNSPQSCSSGFESPTSAPTGMSSFDLNMNEEEVPINLSKRPIGVKKAKGKQKSDEQFKKLMEQSQKLVNVIEKGNFERNELLRQKVDVARMREENKILFMDMNSISDPEFRQFIQSERRKIYRSRAQTSEHGEQGEGSQYQGSQYRASQFQRSQYEEEHREGAEDEHQRSQNPSQDYSQYYDYLGGTGNNF; the protein is encoded by the exons ATGACATATTTTTCACATAAGATGACCACACCTCTTCAACATAGTTCTAAACCAACTTCTTTCTCTTTCAAAATGACTTCAATTCGAACTTCTTCATACTCAATTGAAGAAGATGTGCACTTGTGTCATGTGTATCTTGACATTTCTCAAAATCCAATCATAGGAATTAACCAATCCAGAGATCAgatgtgggcaagagttgaattAGCATATCACTCTGGGCAGTTTAGTAGTCAACCTCGACCGAGAAGATCTTTGCAAACTCGAATGACGACCATTCTTGCGGCAATTTCAAAATTGAGGGGATGCGTCAaccaaattgaaaataaaaatccaAGTGGTGCTTCTCAAGAAGATATT TTAAATCAAGCGAAGATGCTATTAGCACAAGATCCAAAGTACATAAGAGGGTTCAAATTTGCTCATGTGTGGTCTATTCTTAAAGATTGTGAGAAATTTACAAATGACAACACCAATTCACCAGCTAGATTCCAACAACAACGTCGTAGTTTCAATTCCCCCCAATCTTGTTCTTCTGGCTTCGAATCACCGACATCAGCACCCACCGGTATGAGTTCATTTGATCTTAATATGAATGAGGAGGAAGTTCCTATTAATTTATCTAAAAGACCTATCGGTGTGAAAAAagcaaaaggaaaacaaaaaagtGATGAACAATTTAAGAAATTAATGGAACAAAGTCAAAAACTTGTTAACGTTATAGAAAAGGGTAACTTTGAAAGAAATGAACTTCTGAGACAAAAGGTTGATGTGGCTAGAATGAGAGAAgagaataaaattttatttatggaTATGAATTCTATATCCGATCCAGAGTTTCGCCAATTTATTCAAAGCGAAAGGAGAAAAATTTATAGATCAAGAGCACAAACATCCGAACATGGAGAACAAGGAGAAGGATCTCAATATCAGGGATCTCAATATCGAGCATCTCAGTTCCAAAGATCTCAATATGAAGAAGAACACAGAGAAGGAGCTGAAGATGAACATCAACGATCTCAAAATCCTTCACAAGATTATAGTCAATATTATGACTATCTTGGCGGAACTgggaataatttttaa